In one Verrucomicrobiota bacterium genomic region, the following are encoded:
- a CDS encoding insulinase family protein, producing the protein MTGVPAFPKTPPAPGPAGEYSFPPFTENRLDNGLRVLVCEDRRVPRVCASMLIATGLSTDEQAWPGLSAFLAELLKEGAGARSADEIAEAVDFMGATLDTGGNQDMIQVSVSMLEEYFADGLGLVADMVLEPTLPQDELEKLRRRELAELTAKHAQPDYVGRKICYRALYGEHPYGALDVTEESLAAMSREKLAAFRQAHFDPAKANLVVVGSISRNEVLRDAKSFFGGWKTAAPAAPGQSVAKIPPFDGRRVLLVDFPNAVQSTILIANHALPFGHADFVPFKVANQVLGGSFASRLFMNIREDKGYTYGAYSRPVAHVEAGSLAAWAAVRNEVTGAALKEFFYELERIRNEHVGDEELASAKAYLTGIFPIALERIEQIAAHIVSLKLYGLPDNHWDTYRDRITATTAEQVQQLAQRTIRPDQCIITVVGRAADLRPMLEPFGPVMVLDKTGRPA; encoded by the coding sequence ATGACGGGCGTGCCAGCCTTCCCGAAAACGCCACCAGCGCCCGGACCCGCGGGCGAGTATAGCTTCCCGCCGTTCACGGAGAATCGGCTCGATAACGGCCTGCGCGTCCTCGTGTGCGAAGACAGGCGTGTGCCGCGTGTGTGCGCCTCCATGCTGATCGCCACCGGCCTGAGCACCGACGAACAGGCTTGGCCCGGCCTCTCCGCATTCCTTGCCGAGTTGCTCAAGGAAGGCGCCGGCGCGCGTTCGGCTGATGAGATCGCCGAAGCGGTGGATTTCATGGGCGCCACGCTCGACACCGGCGGCAACCAAGACATGATCCAGGTCTCGGTCTCAATGCTCGAGGAGTATTTTGCCGACGGCCTTGGGCTCGTGGCCGATATGGTGCTCGAGCCGACGTTGCCTCAAGACGAACTCGAGAAGCTGCGACGTCGCGAACTGGCCGAGCTGACTGCCAAGCACGCCCAGCCCGACTACGTGGGCCGCAAGATCTGCTACCGCGCGCTGTACGGCGAGCACCCATACGGAGCGCTCGACGTCACCGAGGAGTCGCTCGCCGCGATGTCGCGCGAGAAGCTGGCCGCGTTCCGCCAGGCACACTTCGACCCCGCGAAGGCCAACCTCGTCGTCGTCGGCAGCATCAGCCGCAATGAAGTGTTGCGCGATGCCAAGTCGTTCTTTGGCGGATGGAAGACGGCCGCGCCGGCCGCGCCGGGTCAAAGTGTGGCCAAGATACCGCCGTTTGACGGACGTCGCGTGCTGCTGGTCGATTTCCCCAATGCGGTGCAGTCCACCATCCTTATCGCCAACCATGCCCTTCCGTTCGGCCACGCCGACTTCGTGCCGTTCAAGGTAGCCAACCAGGTGCTCGGCGGCAGCTTTGCCAGCCGGCTCTTCATGAACATCCGTGAGGACAAGGGCTATACCTACGGGGCCTACTCGCGACCCGTCGCGCACGTCGAGGCCGGTTCCCTCGCCGCGTGGGCCGCCGTGCGCAACGAGGTGACCGGCGCCGCGCTCAAGGAGTTCTTCTATGAGCTCGAGCGCATCCGCAACGAGCATGTCGGCGACGAAGAACTTGCCAGCGCCAAAGCGTATCTCACCGGCATCTTCCCGATTGCCCTCGAGCGTATCGAGCAGATCGCCGCCCACATCGTTTCCTTGAAGCTCTACGGCCTGCCAGACAACCACTGGGACACCTACCGCGACCGTATTACTGCGACCACCGCCGAGCAGGTCCAGCAGTTGGCCCAGCGCACCATCCGGCCCGACCAGTGCATCATCACCGTCGTTGGCCGCGCCGCCGACCTCCGTCCCATGCTCGAGCCCTTCGGCCCTGTTATGGTCCTGGACAAGACCGGTCGCCCAGCCTGA